In the genome of Paenibacillus pabuli, one region contains:
- a CDS encoding potassium-transporting ATPase subunit F, producing the protein MIVLALVVYLGYVLVRPEKF; encoded by the coding sequence ATGATTGTGCTCGCACTGGTAGTCTATCTTGGTTATGTGCTGGTGAGGCCGGAGAAATTCTGA
- the kdpA gene encoding potassium-transporting ATPase subunit KdpA: MSSGLLQVAVTLLIIILLVKPVGSYLVKVFDGKRTGLDRIFGGPERLLYRLMGVKENETMGWKKYLSAVLISNFVMLLMMFLVLRLQKYLPLNPDGIGNMPAAQAFNTAASFMTNTNWQSYTGENALSYLSQMLAVTFPMFTSAATGFAVAIAFIRGLVGRRDELGNFYVDVVRSITRIFLPLSFIVALFLVFQGVPQTLSGAVNATTLDGAQQTISRGLVASLESIKHLGTNGGGWFGTNAAHPFENPTALSNLVHIVCMMLLPTALVYAFGIMVNNRKQGWTLFAAMSLLFLVMLTTVFVSEYRGVPALDAVGIQGNMEGKEVRFGVSESALFTAVTTAATTGSVNNMHESLTPLGGMVALAEMMLNNVFGGKGVGLLNGLLYVILAVFISGLMVGRTPEFLGKKIEGKEVKLASIALLVHPLIILAPTALALMRPESVASISNSGMHGLTEVLYAFASGAANNGSAFAGLNANTDFYNIAIGVVMLLGRYISMIAMLAIAGSLATKRMVPVTTGTLRTHTPLFAGILVMMIVVVGALTFFPSLALGPIAEHLAMIR; this comes from the coding sequence ATGAGTAGCGGTTTATTACAAGTGGCGGTGACGCTGCTGATCATCATACTGCTGGTGAAGCCAGTGGGGAGTTATCTGGTGAAGGTGTTTGACGGCAAACGAACAGGATTGGATCGGATATTTGGCGGGCCTGAGCGATTGCTGTATCGATTGATGGGGGTGAAGGAGAACGAGACGATGGGTTGGAAAAAGTACCTGTCAGCCGTGCTCATTTCGAACTTCGTCATGCTGTTAATGATGTTTCTGGTGCTGCGGCTGCAAAAATATTTGCCGCTCAACCCGGACGGTATCGGCAATATGCCTGCGGCCCAGGCCTTTAATACAGCTGCATCGTTCATGACCAACACGAACTGGCAGTCTTACACGGGAGAGAACGCTCTGTCGTATCTGTCACAGATGCTGGCCGTGACGTTTCCGATGTTCACCTCCGCCGCGACCGGGTTCGCGGTCGCTATTGCTTTCATTCGCGGCTTGGTGGGCCGCCGGGATGAACTGGGGAACTTTTACGTCGACGTGGTACGGTCGATTACGAGAATCTTTTTACCGCTAAGCTTCATTGTGGCGTTGTTCCTGGTATTCCAGGGCGTGCCGCAGACACTGTCGGGAGCGGTGAACGCTACCACGCTTGATGGGGCGCAGCAGACGATTAGCCGCGGGCTGGTCGCTTCGCTAGAGTCAATCAAGCACTTGGGTACCAATGGTGGAGGCTGGTTCGGAACCAATGCCGCGCATCCGTTTGAGAACCCCACGGCGTTGTCGAACCTGGTGCATATCGTCTGCATGATGCTGCTTCCCACTGCACTGGTTTACGCCTTCGGCATCATGGTGAACAACCGGAAGCAGGGCTGGACGCTGTTTGCCGCCATGAGTTTACTTTTCCTCGTGATGCTGACCACGGTATTTGTTTCGGAGTATCGCGGTGTGCCAGCGCTGGATGCAGTGGGAATCCAAGGCAATATGGAAGGCAAGGAAGTCAGGTTCGGGGTGTCCGAATCGGCGCTCTTCACAGCGGTAACCACAGCAGCTACAACCGGGTCAGTGAACAATATGCATGAGTCGCTTACCCCGCTCGGAGGTATGGTCGCGCTGGCCGAGATGATGCTCAACAACGTGTTCGGCGGTAAAGGGGTAGGTTTGCTCAACGGATTGCTCTATGTGATTCTGGCTGTGTTTATCAGTGGGCTGATGGTTGGGCGGACCCCTGAATTTCTGGGCAAAAAAATTGAGGGCAAGGAAGTGAAGCTCGCGTCCATTGCGCTGCTGGTTCATCCTTTAATTATTCTGGCTCCAACCGCGCTCGCGCTTATGCGTCCTGAATCTGTTGCTTCAATTTCGAATTCAGGCATGCATGGTCTGACGGAGGTGTTATATGCCTTTGCATCCGGGGCTGCCAATAATGGATCGGCGTTTGCCGGACTGAATGCCAACACGGACTTTTACAACATTGCCATTGGTGTGGTGATGCTGCTCGGAAGATACATTTCCATGATCGCGATGCTCGCCATTGCCGGATCATTGGCCACTAAACGGATGGTTCCCGTAACAACGGGTACATTGCGTACGCACACGCCGCTTTTTGCAGGCATTCTGGTGATGATGATTGTGGTAGTTGGGGCGTTGACGTTCTTCCCATCCCTGGCGCTTGGACCGATTGCAGAACATTTGGCGATGATCCGATGA
- a CDS encoding VOC family protein yields the protein MSISLNVYLVTNGNGPEAVDFYKDVFDAKVLAIQTFGEGPSSPDHPIPPEATDWIMHASLQIGGSVLMLSDTLPGMPHIIGNHISVTVNTDTADEAKQIFNKLEAGGEVGMPIQETFWSPAYGMVTDKFGVQFQISATPGQA from the coding sequence ATGTCGATCAGCTTGAATGTGTATCTTGTAACCAATGGAAACGGACCTGAAGCCGTCGATTTCTACAAAGATGTTTTCGATGCGAAAGTGCTTGCTATTCAGACCTTCGGCGAAGGCCCGTCGAGTCCTGATCACCCGATTCCGCCCGAAGCTACAGATTGGATTATGCACGCTTCTTTGCAGATTGGTGGTTCGGTGTTAATGTTGTCCGATACGTTACCTGGCATGCCGCATATTATCGGTAACCACATTAGCGTGACCGTCAATACGGATACGGCGGATGAGGCCAAACAGATTTTCAACAAACTTGAAGCAGGCGGTGAAGTGGGCATGCCCATCCAGGAGACATTCTGGAGTCCAGCCTATGGCATGGTAACGGACAAGTTTGGCGTACAGTTTCAGATTAGCGCTACACCTGGACAAGCGTAG
- the ytxJ gene encoding bacillithiol system redox-active protein YtxJ, translated as MDKKTNPQALWLVLGIAIGTGIGAAANQIALGIAFGAALGVVVGSVVSKRAGSGLDDMLSEHVKELHKQEEWEEMLERSQDHPVLLLKHSTTCPTSARAYREFMAFVGSNASDPRQKMEYRIVKVIESRSLSRRIAEDTEVHHESPQVLLLDSGQVIQHTSHGKITRKRLLQWAQNSFG; from the coding sequence ATGGACAAAAAAACAAATCCCCAAGCCCTTTGGCTTGTCCTGGGTATTGCCATTGGCACGGGTATTGGTGCGGCTGCAAACCAGATCGCCCTGGGTATTGCCTTTGGTGCGGCATTGGGCGTCGTGGTTGGATCTGTCGTTAGTAAACGTGCAGGCTCGGGACTGGATGATATGCTGAGTGAACATGTTAAAGAATTGCATAAGCAGGAGGAATGGGAAGAAATGCTTGAGCGGTCGCAGGATCATCCGGTGCTGCTGCTGAAACACAGTACAACCTGTCCAACAAGTGCGAGGGCGTACAGGGAGTTTATGGCGTTTGTGGGTTCGAATGCATCAGATCCCAGACAGAAGATGGAGTACCGAATCGTCAAAGTTATCGAAAGCCGCTCGCTGTCCCGTCGCATTGCGGAAGATACCGAGGTTCACCATGAGTCGCCTCAAGTTCTGCTGCTGGACAGCGGCCAAGTCATTCAACATACGTCACACGGGAAAATTACCCGGAAGAGACTGCTGCAATGGGCCCAGAATTCGTTTGGATGA
- a CDS encoding sugar phosphate isomerase/epimerase family protein, protein MKLTNKIGVIVDSFGVGVREGLSKAKDVGAEGVQIYAVHGEMDPENLSPTARKELRSYIDSLGLEISALVGDLGGHGFQVKEDNPWKVEKSKRIVDLALDLGTNIVTTHIGIVPHDPSSEIYATLHAACEELGQYAKSAGAYFAIETGPETAADLKGFLDTLSTNGVSVNFDPANMVMVTGDDPARGVHLLKDYIVHTHVKDGVRLKEVDPRDVYGAVGYAPMDHEKIAEMVSSGTFFREVPLGEGSVDFDAYFAALRDIGYKGYLTIEREVGDQPEQDIRKAVKFIQQYR, encoded by the coding sequence ATGAAATTAACAAACAAGATTGGCGTTATCGTGGATAGCTTCGGTGTAGGTGTACGTGAAGGATTAAGCAAAGCGAAGGATGTAGGTGCAGAAGGCGTACAGATCTATGCAGTCCATGGAGAGATGGACCCCGAAAACCTCTCTCCGACAGCCCGCAAGGAGTTAAGAAGTTATATCGATTCTCTCGGTCTTGAAATTTCTGCCCTGGTTGGCGATTTGGGTGGTCACGGGTTTCAGGTCAAGGAAGATAATCCGTGGAAAGTAGAGAAGTCCAAGCGCATCGTGGATCTTGCTCTTGATCTGGGTACAAATATCGTCACAACACATATCGGTATTGTTCCACACGATCCTTCCTCTGAAATCTATGCCACACTGCATGCTGCATGTGAGGAGTTGGGACAATACGCCAAAAGCGCAGGAGCGTACTTCGCCATAGAGACGGGACCGGAAACGGCAGCAGACCTGAAAGGGTTTCTGGATACCCTGTCCACCAACGGGGTTTCGGTGAATTTTGATCCGGCAAACATGGTGATGGTTACCGGGGATGACCCTGCACGTGGTGTTCATCTGCTCAAGGATTATATTGTGCATACCCATGTGAAAGATGGTGTGCGCCTGAAGGAAGTAGACCCGAGGGACGTATACGGTGCAGTGGGATACGCGCCAATGGATCATGAAAAAATTGCCGAAATGGTCTCTTCCGGAACGTTCTTCCGTGAGGTGCCGCTGGGCGAGGGTAGTGTGGATTTTGACGCATACTTTGCAGCTCTTCGGGATATTGGATACAAAGGTTATCTGACGATTGAACGCGAGGTAGGCGACCAGCCGGAGCAGGACATTCGCAAAGCGGTTAAATTTATCCAACAATACCGATAG
- a CDS encoding helix-turn-helix domain-containing protein yields MFVGENLTNLRIMHGYSRKQLSEQLGVTEQAIWQYENAYTSPKVPIVNELKRIFSVKSKYFYTKDMLAEHNNSANINVMNIAYRSKVLNVISKTQTEAKHVEYLDTFINYITAQISIPTLSIIKLREEVIEYLHHSDDDRSTQIHYVAYLARQRLNLEPSTNENLMFWIEKSGVFVFEKAIGEEIDAYSLWTRNDRPFIILGNIKRSAVRRNFDIAHELGHLLLHYRLEFVNLDRKEHKLIENEANLFAGAFLLPEEEFSLDMNGITHKTNPDQYLDLKKKWKTSLQVLGYRAAHLGMMEAKDHRNFYAAMHRRGYLEKEPFDHTIPLQKPMRIKTIIDLLSKKGLVDIRYMIEEDWKVETSFFHHMTGISTDFFNKYMTSKPDNNARKVMKMPKRSS; encoded by the coding sequence ATGTTCGTTGGTGAAAATTTGACCAATTTGCGGATCATGCATGGGTATTCGAGAAAGCAGCTCTCCGAACAATTAGGTGTGACAGAACAAGCAATCTGGCAATATGAAAATGCGTATACCTCTCCCAAAGTGCCAATCGTGAATGAGTTGAAACGCATCTTCAGTGTAAAAAGCAAGTATTTTTATACAAAGGATATGCTTGCAGAGCATAATAACTCTGCCAATATCAATGTTATGAACATTGCCTATCGTTCGAAGGTGTTGAATGTGATCTCCAAGACACAGACAGAAGCAAAGCACGTAGAGTATTTGGATACGTTCATCAATTATATTACTGCTCAGATTAGCATTCCTACGCTGAGCATTATCAAGCTTCGGGAAGAGGTTATTGAGTATCTACATCATTCAGACGATGATCGTTCTACTCAAATACATTATGTTGCCTATCTTGCGCGGCAACGGCTTAATCTGGAGCCATCTACGAATGAGAACCTCATGTTTTGGATCGAAAAAAGCGGTGTATTTGTGTTTGAGAAAGCGATCGGTGAAGAAATTGATGCGTACAGCCTTTGGACGCGAAATGATCGCCCGTTTATCATACTTGGCAACATAAAACGCTCAGCAGTTCGCAGAAACTTTGATATTGCGCACGAACTTGGTCATTTGCTGCTTCATTATCGTCTTGAGTTTGTCAATCTGGACCGAAAAGAACACAAATTGATTGAGAATGAAGCCAATCTGTTTGCGGGTGCATTTTTATTGCCTGAGGAAGAATTCTCATTGGACATGAATGGCATCACTCACAAGACGAATCCCGATCAATATCTTGACTTGAAAAAGAAATGGAAGACCTCACTACAAGTACTGGGATACAGAGCAGCGCATCTAGGAATGATGGAAGCAAAGGATCATCGGAACTTCTATGCAGCGATGCACCGAAGAGGATATCTGGAAAAGGAACCTTTCGATCATACAATTCCGCTGCAAAAACCGATGCGAATCAAAACCATCATTGACTTGCTCTCCAAGAAAGGTCTTGTGGATATTCGTTATATGATTGAGGAGGATTGGAAAGTGGAGACTTCCTTCTTTCACCATATGACTGGAATAAGCACAGACTTTTTTAACAAGTATATGACAAGTAAACCGGACAACAACGCCCGTAAAGTCATGAAAATGCCTAAACGAAGTTCATAA
- a CDS encoding sugar phosphate isomerase/epimerase family protein, with the protein MKVGLSTYSLLNDLNSGEMTVLDIIDWIAANGGEHMEMVPYGYTLEDNPDLADAIRERAASAGIELSNYSMPANFVQETEEAFEEEMARVKRHVDVVNRMGVKHMRHDVTAFTLPKEKMTIAWFEENLPLMVKGSQIIADYAAQFGITTTIENHGFSVQASDRVQRVLHAVDRPNFKTTLDIGNFMCVDESPIIGVMKNLPYASLVHFKDFYFRPYDEHPGEGEWFTTAYGNFLRGAIVGQGDIPIRKIVKLIKDSGYDGNITVEFEGMEECKSASKIAMNNLRRFWEEA; encoded by the coding sequence ATGAAAGTGGGCCTGAGTACGTATAGCTTGTTAAACGATTTGAATTCGGGTGAAATGACGGTGCTGGATATTATCGACTGGATAGCTGCAAATGGTGGAGAGCATATGGAGATGGTTCCGTATGGCTACACCTTGGAGGATAATCCTGATCTCGCCGACGCCATTCGGGAGCGAGCTGCTTCTGCGGGCATTGAGCTGTCCAACTATTCGATGCCTGCGAATTTCGTGCAGGAGACGGAAGAGGCTTTTGAAGAAGAGATGGCTCGGGTCAAAAGGCATGTCGATGTTGTTAACCGGATGGGTGTAAAGCACATGCGTCATGACGTAACGGCGTTTACGTTGCCCAAGGAGAAAATGACCATTGCCTGGTTTGAGGAAAATTTGCCGCTGATGGTAAAGGGAAGCCAGATCATAGCTGATTATGCTGCACAGTTTGGTATTACAACAACCATTGAGAATCATGGCTTCAGTGTGCAGGCCAGTGACCGTGTGCAGCGCGTGCTTCATGCCGTAGATCGTCCCAACTTCAAAACGACTCTCGATATTGGCAACTTCATGTGTGTGGATGAAAGTCCGATTATCGGGGTGATGAAAAACCTGCCGTACGCTTCTCTGGTCCACTTCAAGGACTTCTATTTCCGCCCTTATGATGAACATCCCGGTGAAGGGGAATGGTTCACAACCGCTTACGGCAACTTCTTACGTGGTGCCATTGTTGGACAAGGGGATATTCCCATTCGTAAAATTGTGAAACTGATTAAAGACTCCGGCTATGATGGCAACATTACAGTAGAGTTCGAAGGCATGGAGGAATGCAAGTCAGCATCCAAAATTGCCATGAATAACCTGCGCCGATTCTGGGAAGAGGCATAG
- a CDS encoding alpha-mannosidase, whose product MIRIQRFIQDLAQKQWLDTIELPQWQMQKAKYIRPGEYEYDQEAATVQSLNPLHSIHGTTYFLSQIVEIPADWGDQGIGMIFEAGGEGLLKVNGAPYHGLDRNHGYVPLPKSRVGSAPLLEIELYDPIPEPHDPLNRQAVIQPPIQGIRAALVRVNLPLQSLMYSITVLAESLRALPEKDLKRTRLVRDIHQVMDKMYNEPERWGEANWVQHLEEWLAQSVQEEDPEEYRDGFMHLVGQSHIDIAWLWPVRETVRKSSRTFSTMCTLMDEYPEFVYSQSQPQLYAFVKEHYPELYERIKARIAEGRWELVGGMWVEPDLNIPSGESLVRQILYGQSFYQEEFGKRSNIEWLPDTFGYCASLPQLLKLADIPYFMTTKLNWNDTNVFPYDLFHWVGIDGTSVLAYLNHGVNEHTRPKDIDEHWHSYKQKDVHPEQMLLYGHGDGGGGVTNEMVAFAERSHFMVGQPISNFSTAGAFFEEISNNNPKLPKWHGDLYLELHRGTYTTHARNKRSNRKAEVLYRDAEIWGQFAGAEAAQAKSNLDEGWKLIMLNQFHDIIPGTSIPEVYVTSMEEYTKVFALGTSAMEGTLGSIEDRITTDGFEGLPYIVFNSLGWERGEVVTITVDEKLSSLATFDHQGNRLESDLKQNGDVGTLSVYVPSIPAFGYTTLWLRQETDANLPALEQDEFFPSVWETDFYTLEFNDVGEVTRWYDKSMQREWLKPGDKANELQFFHDRPTYWDAWDIDPRFESQRAGVAELISREVVQRGVTQDVLRFHWKLNESEIHQDIILYRHQRRVDFKTKVSWAESHKLLKVAFPVDLVSAKAAYEIPFGALERPTHNNTSWEQAQFEVCGHRWADISEGNSGVSLLNDCKYGYDIKDQTIRLSLLRAPQWPDEHADQGEHEFTYSLLPHQGNWREAGVVRRAMEMNHPVQVVASERHSGSLPAEHSWVHFHSEHVILDTIKASEDGKGTVLRFYESSGGRETVQVQWADERIQTSVVNLLEDEIRPLACHQGKFELTFKPYEIQTVKLIPAD is encoded by the coding sequence ATGATTCGAATTCAGAGATTCATTCAGGATCTGGCTCAGAAGCAATGGCTTGATACCATTGAGCTTCCGCAGTGGCAGATGCAGAAAGCCAAGTATATTCGGCCTGGGGAATATGAGTATGATCAGGAGGCTGCGACTGTTCAAAGCTTGAATCCGCTCCATAGCATACACGGAACGACATATTTCCTAAGTCAAATCGTAGAGATTCCAGCCGATTGGGGGGACCAGGGAATTGGAATGATCTTTGAGGCCGGGGGTGAAGGGCTGCTGAAAGTGAATGGCGCACCTTATCACGGACTGGACCGCAATCATGGGTATGTACCGCTGCCCAAGAGCCGTGTGGGAAGTGCGCCTTTGTTGGAGATCGAGCTGTATGATCCCATACCGGAACCGCATGACCCCCTGAATCGACAGGCGGTGATCCAGCCGCCAATTCAGGGCATACGAGCCGCTCTGGTTCGTGTTAATTTGCCTCTACAGAGTCTGATGTACAGCATTACGGTACTTGCAGAATCACTCCGGGCATTGCCGGAGAAAGACTTGAAGCGCACCCGTCTTGTCCGGGACATTCATCAGGTGATGGATAAGATGTATAACGAGCCGGAGCGCTGGGGTGAAGCGAATTGGGTGCAGCATTTGGAAGAATGGCTGGCACAATCGGTACAGGAGGAGGACCCGGAAGAGTACAGGGATGGATTCATGCATCTGGTTGGACAATCCCATATCGATATTGCCTGGCTGTGGCCTGTGCGTGAGACTGTGCGTAAGTCGAGCCGCACCTTCTCCACGATGTGTACTTTAATGGATGAGTATCCGGAGTTCGTGTATTCACAGAGCCAGCCGCAGCTGTATGCATTCGTGAAAGAGCATTATCCTGAGCTGTATGAACGAATCAAAGCCCGAATTGCCGAAGGCCGCTGGGAGCTGGTGGGTGGCATGTGGGTAGAGCCGGATCTGAACATTCCGAGTGGCGAGTCGCTTGTGCGACAGATCTTATACGGGCAGAGCTTCTATCAGGAGGAGTTCGGCAAGCGTTCGAACATCGAGTGGCTTCCTGACACGTTTGGCTACTGTGCCTCGCTGCCACAGCTGCTCAAGCTGGCGGACATCCCTTATTTTATGACCACCAAGCTCAATTGGAATGATACCAACGTTTTCCCGTATGATCTGTTCCACTGGGTGGGTATTGACGGCACCTCGGTGCTTGCGTATCTCAATCATGGAGTGAATGAGCATACGAGGCCCAAGGATATCGATGAGCATTGGCACTCCTACAAGCAGAAGGATGTGCATCCCGAGCAGATGCTGCTTTATGGGCATGGCGATGGTGGAGGCGGGGTAACAAACGAAATGGTGGCGTTCGCAGAAAGATCCCATTTCATGGTTGGGCAGCCCATTAGCAATTTCAGTACAGCAGGCGCGTTTTTCGAAGAAATTTCGAACAACAATCCTAAGCTGCCAAAATGGCATGGCGACTTATATCTGGAACTGCACCGAGGCACGTATACCACCCATGCGCGCAACAAACGAAGCAATCGGAAGGCAGAAGTGCTGTATCGGGATGCGGAAATCTGGGGGCAGTTTGCCGGAGCTGAAGCAGCACAGGCGAAAAGTAATCTGGATGAAGGCTGGAAGCTGATTATGCTGAATCAGTTCCATGATATTATCCCGGGGACGTCCATTCCCGAAGTATACGTAACATCTATGGAAGAGTATACGAAGGTATTTGCTCTGGGGACATCGGCTATGGAAGGTACCCTTGGCAGTATAGAGGACCGCATTACGACAGACGGTTTCGAGGGCCTGCCCTATATTGTATTTAATAGCCTAGGCTGGGAGCGGGGAGAAGTCGTTACAATTACAGTCGACGAGAAACTGAGCAGTTTGGCAACGTTCGACCATCAGGGTAATCGTCTGGAGAGTGACCTTAAGCAAAATGGAGATGTGGGGACCCTGTCCGTCTATGTCCCATCCATTCCGGCTTTTGGATATACAACGTTATGGCTGCGCCAGGAAACGGATGCCAATCTTCCTGCATTGGAGCAGGATGAATTTTTCCCTTCTGTCTGGGAAACGGACTTTTACACGCTTGAGTTTAACGATGTAGGCGAGGTCACCAGATGGTATGACAAGTCCATGCAACGCGAGTGGCTGAAGCCTGGCGATAAAGCGAACGAGTTACAGTTTTTCCATGACAGGCCAACGTACTGGGATGCTTGGGATATTGACCCGCGGTTCGAATCGCAACGTGCAGGAGTGGCAGAACTGATTTCCAGAGAAGTAGTACAGCGTGGGGTAACGCAGGATGTTCTTCGGTTTCATTGGAAGTTAAACGAGTCGGAGATCCATCAAGACATCATCCTGTATCGTCATCAGCGACGTGTAGATTTCAAGACAAAAGTAAGCTGGGCGGAGAGCCATAAGCTGCTCAAAGTAGCGTTTCCCGTTGATTTGGTATCAGCCAAAGCAGCCTACGAAATTCCGTTTGGTGCGCTGGAGCGTCCTACTCATAACAATACCAGCTGGGAGCAGGCCCAGTTTGAAGTGTGTGGTCATCGCTGGGCGGACATCTCCGAGGGCAACAGCGGTGTAAGCTTGCTGAACGATTGCAAGTATGGATATGACATCAAGGATCAGACGATTCGTCTTTCCCTGCTCCGTGCGCCCCAATGGCCGGATGAACATGCTGACCAGGGTGAGCATGAATTCACTTATTCCCTGCTGCCGCACCAAGGAAATTGGCGGGAAGCGGGTGTGGTACGCCGGGCGATGGAAATGAACCATCCGGTTCAGGTTGTTGCCAGTGAAAGACATTCTGGCTCATTGCCGGCAGAGCATAGCTGGGTTCATTTCCATAGTGAACATGTCATTCTGGATACGATCAAGGCTTCGGAAGACGGCAAGGGGACGGTACTGCGTTTCTATGAGTCATCTGGTGGAAGAGAGACGGTTCAGGTTCAGTGGGCTGACGAACGTATACAGACATCTGTGGTCAATCTGCTGGAGGATGAAATCAGACCCCTAGCTTGTCATCAAGGGAAGTTTGAGCTCACGTTTAAGCCATATGAGATTCAAACGGTGAAGCTGATTCCAGCAGATTAG
- a CDS encoding TetR/AcrR family transcriptional regulator translates to MRMPKIIVTEEQWVQQGIERFEQGGAEQLVIEKMAVSLGCSKSSFYWYFSSRDSFIQQIVETWRELTTQQVIADSNVHATADERIVKVLTRMFGTTQRGDFLFYLRKLSLKDDAYRVVLNEVEQLRMEFMQQLLIQKGMQPERAFQKSWMLYHYYLGWYERHKQEKLGNEEIRRHVEMICNEWILI, encoded by the coding sequence ATGAGAATGCCCAAAATCATCGTTACCGAAGAACAGTGGGTCCAGCAAGGTATTGAACGATTTGAACAAGGCGGTGCAGAGCAGCTCGTCATTGAGAAAATGGCTGTTTCCCTGGGCTGCAGCAAAAGCAGCTTTTACTGGTATTTCAGCAGCCGGGACAGCTTTATTCAACAGATTGTAGAGACATGGAGAGAACTTACCACTCAGCAGGTGATTGCAGATTCAAATGTGCATGCGACAGCAGATGAGCGAATTGTTAAAGTTCTGACCAGGATGTTTGGAACAACGCAGCGTGGGGATTTTCTCTTTTACCTACGGAAGCTGTCTTTGAAGGACGATGCCTATCGGGTAGTCCTGAATGAAGTGGAGCAGCTGAGAATGGAATTTATGCAGCAGTTGTTGATCCAAAAAGGAATGCAGCCGGAGCGGGCCTTTCAAAAATCATGGATGCTGTACCATTATTACTTGGGTTGGTATGAGCGCCACAAGCAGGAGAAGTTGGGGAATGAAGAGATCCGGCGACATGTGGAAATGATCTGCAATGAATGGATTCTCATTTAA
- a CDS encoding DUF3995 domain-containing protein — protein sequence MDSHLRGVICWGKEAAIPHTGKDRLFEPGKVGTSVIALLLALAVWFVLELGGVIQVLFSDSLLSWGAWILSVIFMIRAVGDFKWVGFFKRKKGTLFAKWDSILFSPLCLFLASATLVIMIGNGE from the coding sequence ATGGATTCTCATTTAAGGGGTGTCATATGTTGGGGGAAAGAAGCAGCCATTCCACATACGGGAAAGGATAGGCTTTTTGAGCCCGGGAAAGTCGGTACATCGGTTATCGCGCTGTTGTTAGCTTTGGCAGTATGGTTCGTTCTGGAACTGGGTGGAGTGATACAAGTGCTGTTCTCCGATTCTCTTTTATCCTGGGGAGCATGGATTCTTTCCGTTATATTTATGATCCGTGCCGTGGGGGACTTCAAATGGGTTGGTTTTTTCAAGAGAAAGAAGGGGACCTTGTTTGCAAAATGGGACAGTATCCTATTCTCGCCGCTATGTCTTTTTCTGGCATCAGCTACCTTGGTGATCATGATAGGGAATGGAGAATGA